The window ACCGTCTTGCGCTTGGGGCGGCGGCGGCGCGGCTGCGGCTCGATCTGACCCTCGAGGAAGGCGGCGCGGTCGACTTCGATGGTGCTCATTTGTTCTCTCCCGCGTAGTGGACCCACGACTTCGAGGTGCGGAACAGGATGAAGGCGATGATCGCGACGACGATCACCAGCACCCAGGCCATCGCCGCGGCGTAGCCCATCTGCCCGTCGGCGAAGCCGCGCTTGTAGAGGTAGAGGGTGTAGAAGTTCGTCATGCCGGCCGGGCCGCCCGAGCCGTTCGAGATGATGTACGCCGAGGCGAACACCTGGAAGGCGTTGATGGTCTCCAGCAGCAGGTTGAAGAAGATGACGCTCGAGAGCATCGGGATCGTGACCGAGTGGAACTTGCGCACCGGACCGGCCCCGTCGACCTCGGCGGCCTCGTAGAGCTCGCGCGGGATCTGCTTGAGGCCCGCGAGGAAGATCACCATCGGGGCGCCGAACTGCCACACCGCCAGCAGGATCATCATCGGGATGACGAGCGAGACGTTGCCGACCCAGCCGCCGATGTTGATCCCGAACAGGCTGAGCGAGGAGTCGACCGGCCCGTTCGAGGAGAACATGGCGCGCCAGACGATGGCGACCGAGACGGAGGCGCCGATCAGCGACGGGGCGTAGAAGGAGGAGCGGAAGAAGCCGGTGCCGCGGTTGCGGTAGTTCAGCAGCATCGCGATGCCGAGGGCCGCGGCGAGCTTCACCGGCGTGCCGACGAGCACATAGACCAGCGTGATCTGCACGGACTGCAGGAACTGCGGGTCCTCGGTGAACATGCGCACGTAGTTGTCGAACCCGACG of the Herbiconiux flava genome contains:
- a CDS encoding carbohydrate ABC transporter permease — protein: MKPGRRRANRRENVAGYTFLLPWLIGFLGLTLGPMIYSLYLSFTKYNLFADPKFVGFDNYVRMFTEDPQFLQSVQITLVYVLVGTPVKLAAALGIAMLLNYRNRGTGFFRSSFYAPSLIGASVSVAIVWRAMFSSNGPVDSSLSLFGINIGGWVGNVSLVIPMMILLAVWQFGAPMVIFLAGLKQIPRELYEAAEVDGAGPVRKFHSVTIPMLSSVIFFNLLLETINAFQVFASAYIISNGSGGPAGMTNFYTLYLYKRGFADGQMGYAAAMAWVLVIVVAIIAFILFRTSKSWVHYAGENK